In Archocentrus centrarchus isolate MPI-CPG fArcCen1 chromosome 1, fArcCen1, whole genome shotgun sequence, the following proteins share a genomic window:
- the LOC115780764 gene encoding B-cell receptor CD22-like yields the protein MRGAAMSLTAAATGFVAVLLSVSVVQAQDGWGVNYTSAHICAVTGSTVEMSCTYTYPPKINDQRTEVQKRLWLTKWDNDAAVDLQTDPKYAGRVKYDFNENNSTLRITDLRECDSAEYKFRFGTNKSREFYEGAPGVILSVKDAPKFPSVSVSPSAEIVEGSSVTLTCSSDANPAAEYTWYKFNSHRAQSVDQNLVLSSIQPSDSGQYYCVSVSMQKATCSGYTFIDVKYAPKLPSVSVSPSAEIVEGSSVTLTCSSDANPAANYTWYKEDEDSPKASGQNFTITDIRPEHSGSYYCVAQNTRGYQNSTVLISVSGNHLQSGAVKITAAGAAAARFLSFIVLSLILVSVFLWVRKRRNSKESSVKMIEDRADNIEQFLSGQEQPEEQDDVQYASVHFSKNKAHPVDLSPRDTWRNRKLLSTLLLDLTGAVQLREEKKLERIRLHCTPQSRKPD from the exons ATGAGAGGAGCAGCTATGAGTTTAACTGCAGCAGCGACAGGATTCGTTGCTGtccttctctctgtgtcag TGGTACAGGCTCAGGATGGCTGGGGAGTGAATTACACCTCTGCTCACATCTGTGCTGTAACAGGATCAACAGTGGAAATGAGCTGTACCTACACGTATCCACCCAAAATAAATGATCAACGTACTGAAGTTCAAAAAAGATTGTGGCTGACTAAATGGGACAATGATGCAGCTGTGGATCTGCAAACTGACCCAAAGTACGCAGGTCGAGTCAAATATGATTTTAATGAGAATAATTCCACTCTGAGAATCACAGACCTGAGAGAGTGCGACTCCGCTGAGTACAAGTTCAGATTTGGAACAAACAAATCAAGAGAATTTTATGAAGGTGCACCTGGAgtcattttgtctgtcaaag ATGCTCCAAAGTttccctctgtgtcagtgaGTCCCTCTGCTGAGATAGTGGAGGgcagctcagtgactctgacctgcagcagtgatgctaaCCCAGCAGCTGAATACACCTGGTACAAGTTTAATAGTCATAGAGCCCAAagtgtggaccaaaatcttgtCTTGAGCTCCATTCAGCCCTCTGATTCTGGACAGTATTACTGCGTCAGTGTCAGCATGCAGAAAGCAACATGCTCTGGATACACATTTATTGATGTGAAAT ATGCTCCAAAGcttccctctgtgtcagtgaGTCCCTCTGCTGAGATAGTGGAGGgcagctcagtgactctgacctgcagcagtgatgctaaCCCAGCAGCTAATTACACCTGGTACAAGGAGGATGAAGACTCACCAAAAGCATCAGGACAGAACTTCACCATCACTGACATCAGACCTGAACACAGTGGGAGTTATTACTGTGTCGCCCAGAACACCAGAGGATATCAGAACTCCACCGTATTGATTTCTGTTTCAGGAAATCATTTACAGTCAG GAGCAGTGAAGATAACGGCTGcaggagcagctgctgctcgTTTCCTGTCTTTCATAGTTCTCTCTCTCATATTGGTCTCTGTCTTCCTGTGGGTTCG GAAAAGGAGGAATTCCAAGGAATCATCGGTGAAGATGATTGAAGACAGAGCAGATAACATAGAACAG tttcTATCTGGTCAGGAACAGCCAGAGGAGCAGGACGATGTTCAGTATGCCAGCGTCCACTTCTCCAAAAACAAGGCACATCCCGTCGACCTCAGCCCCAGAGACACATGGAGGAACAGGAAGTTACTGAGTACACTGCTGTTAGATTTAACAGGGGCAGTACAGCTCAGAG aagaaaagaaactggAGAGGATCCGTCTGCATTGTACTCCACAGTCAAGAAAACCTGATTAA